Proteins from a genomic interval of Panthera tigris isolate Pti1 chromosome A2, P.tigris_Pti1_mat1.1, whole genome shotgun sequence:
- the LOC102955721 gene encoding death domain-containing membrane protein NRADD-like isoform X1, translating into MTLQHLLQEMQSMGALLASRAMLHNSSHREGKLHVDKTWRVQGRDREEVWGGGALAPNTSSPFPPEPPGASGSIIPVYCAFLATVVLGLLAYVAFKCWRSHKQRQQLAKARTAELGTFDRDQRHGDSIVFLDNPSGQEPCAPSQGPHPELGCRLYLHLPQQQQEEVERLLEVSGEPDKGWQGLAGRLGYQTDAVEVMAQDQVPAYTLLRDWAVKEGSGATLGVLEDALAAMGREDVVRVLRPPAEGCSVV; encoded by the exons ATGACACTCCAACATCTTCTCCAAGAGATGCAGTCCATGGGAGCACTGCTAGCCAGCAGAGCCATGCTTCACAACTCCAGCCACAGGGAGGGTAAGCTCCACGTGG ATAAGACCTGGAGGGtacagggcagggacagggaagAGGTATGGGGAGGGGGAGCCCTGGCCCCCAATAcctcctccccattccctcctgAGCCTCCAGGGGCCTCAGGCAGCATTATCCCTGTCTACTGTGCCTTCCTGGCCACTGTGGTCCTCGGTCTGCTCGCCTACGTGGCCTTCAAGTG ctGGCGCTCCCATAAACAAAGACAGCAGTTGGCCAAAGCTCGGACTGCAGAGCTGGGGACCTTCGATAGGGACCAGAGGCACGGAGACAGCATTGTTTTCCTGGACAATCCTAGCGGTCAGGAGCCCTGCGCCCCCAGTCAGG GGCCACATCCTGAGCTTGGCTGCCGCCTCTACCTTCACCTCcctcagcagcagcaggaggaagtGGAGCGGCTCCTGGAAGTCTCAGGCGAACCTGACAAGGGCTGGCAGGGTCTGGCGGGCCGCCTGGGCTACCAGACTGATGCTGTGGAGGTCATGGCCCAGGACCAGGTGCCAGCCTACACCCTGCTGAGGGACTGGGCTGTCAAAGAAGGCAGCGGTGCCACTCTCGGGGTGTTAGAGGACGCCCTGGCTGCCATGGGCCGCGAAGACGTGGTCCGGGTTCTGCGCCCCCCGGCTGAGGGCTGCTCTGTGGTGTGA
- the LOC102955721 gene encoding death domain-containing membrane protein NRADD-like isoform X2 — protein MTLQHLLQEMQSMGALLASRAMLHNSSHREDKTWRVQGRDREEVWGGGALAPNTSSPFPPEPPGASGSIIPVYCAFLATVVLGLLAYVAFKCWRSHKQRQQLAKARTAELGTFDRDQRHGDSIVFLDNPSGQEPCAPSQGPHPELGCRLYLHLPQQQQEEVERLLEVSGEPDKGWQGLAGRLGYQTDAVEVMAQDQVPAYTLLRDWAVKEGSGATLGVLEDALAAMGREDVVRVLRPPAEGCSVV, from the exons ATGACACTCCAACATCTTCTCCAAGAGATGCAGTCCATGGGAGCACTGCTAGCCAGCAGAGCCATGCTTCACAACTCCAGCCACAGGGAGG ATAAGACCTGGAGGGtacagggcagggacagggaagAGGTATGGGGAGGGGGAGCCCTGGCCCCCAATAcctcctccccattccctcctgAGCCTCCAGGGGCCTCAGGCAGCATTATCCCTGTCTACTGTGCCTTCCTGGCCACTGTGGTCCTCGGTCTGCTCGCCTACGTGGCCTTCAAGTG ctGGCGCTCCCATAAACAAAGACAGCAGTTGGCCAAAGCTCGGACTGCAGAGCTGGGGACCTTCGATAGGGACCAGAGGCACGGAGACAGCATTGTTTTCCTGGACAATCCTAGCGGTCAGGAGCCCTGCGCCCCCAGTCAGG GGCCACATCCTGAGCTTGGCTGCCGCCTCTACCTTCACCTCcctcagcagcagcaggaggaagtGGAGCGGCTCCTGGAAGTCTCAGGCGAACCTGACAAGGGCTGGCAGGGTCTGGCGGGCCGCCTGGGCTACCAGACTGATGCTGTGGAGGTCATGGCCCAGGACCAGGTGCCAGCCTACACCCTGCTGAGGGACTGGGCTGTCAAAGAAGGCAGCGGTGCCACTCTCGGGGTGTTAGAGGACGCCCTGGCTGCCATGGGCCGCGAAGACGTGGTCCGGGTTCTGCGCCCCCCGGCTGAGGGCTGCTCTGTGGTGTGA